Proteins from a genomic interval of Zingiber officinale cultivar Zhangliang chromosome 2A, Zo_v1.1, whole genome shotgun sequence:
- the LOC122043730 gene encoding putative pectate lyase 21 — protein sequence MLGYVIGVAGWATGMEFEGGREHDVDGIQIKPKSRHIWIDRCSLQDYDDGLIDITRESTDITVSRCRFANHDKTMLIVVDKSHVTDRCIRVTIHHCFFDGTRQRQPRLRFGKVHLYNNYTRNWSIYVVCASVEAQILSQCNIYEPGQKKLVFRYMPEKAADREDVKAGWINQPSIFVQASLKMSA from the exons ATGCTTGGCTATGTCATTGGTGTTGCTGGCTGGGCTACTGGTATGGAATTTGAAGGTGGCAGAGAGCATGATGTCGATGGTATTCAGATAAAGCCCAAGTCGAGGCATATTTGGATAGACCGCTGCAGCTTACAAGATTATGATGATGGACTAATTGATATCACTCGCGAAAGTACTGATATCACCGTTTCAAG ATGTCGCTTCGCCAATCATGACAAGACAATGCTTATTGTAGTAGACAAGAGTCATGTTACCGATAGATGTATTCGCGTTACCATTCACCATTGCTTCTTTGATGGAACAAGACAGAGACAACCTCGACTTAGATTTGGCAAAGTTCACCTTTACAACAATTACACAAGAAACTGGAGCATATATGTTGTCTGTGCCAGTGTAGAAGCACAG ATCTTGTCTCAATGCAATATTTATGAACCAGGACAAAAGAAGTTGGTATTTAGGTACATGCCTGAGAAG GCAGCCGATCGGGAAGATGTGAAGGCGGGTTGGATAAACCAACCATCTATTTTCGTTCAAGCTTCATTGAAGATGAGTGCATAA